The following coding sequences lie in one Populus trichocarpa isolate Nisqually-1 chromosome 14, P.trichocarpa_v4.1, whole genome shotgun sequence genomic window:
- the LOC112324043 gene encoding receptor-like protein 44, with the protein MGFWLVLLFTLLTCTNLSKSDPSDEACLTHLSQSLKDPANLLQNWTRSNFASPCSGFTSYLPGATCNNGRIYKLSLTSLSLQGSLSPYLANCTNLQSLDLSSNQITGPIPADLQSLVNLAVLNLSSNRLEGEIPPQLAMCAYLNVIDLHDNFLSGQIPQQLGLLVRLSAFDVSNNKLSGPIPASLGNRSGNLPRFNATSFEGNKDLYGYPLPPMKAKGLSVLAIVGIGLGSGFASLVLSFTGVCIWLKVTEQKMALEEGKISSLMPDY; encoded by the coding sequence ATGGGATTTTGGTTAGTGCTCTTGTTCACTTTGTTAACCTGCACAAATCTCTCAAAATCAGATCCAAGTGATGAAGCGTGTTTAACCCATTTAAGCCAATCCTTAAAGGACCCAGCAAACTTACTTCAAAACTGGACAAGATCAAATTTTGCAAGCCCATGTTCTGGTTTCACTTCTTATCTCCCTGGTGCTACTTGCAACAATGGTCGCATCTACAAGCTTTCTCTGACCAGTCTTTCTCTTCAAGGGTCTCTCTCTCCTTATCTTGCAAACTGTACCAATCTTCAGTCACTAGACCTCTCCTCCAATCAAATTACAGGTCCTATCCCCGCGGATTTGCAATCCTTGGTCAATCTTGCTGTACTCAATCTCTCGTCCAATAGACTGGAAGGGGAGATCCCACCACAGCTTGCAATGTGTGCTTATTTAAATGTTATTGATTTGCATGATAATTTCCTCTCTGGTCAAATCCCGCAACAGCTTGGTCTTCTAGTAAGGCTCTCAGCTTTTGATGTGAGCAATAACAAGCTATCAGGGCCAATACCTGCTTCATTAGGGAATAGGAGTGGTAATTTACCAAGATTCAATGCCACTTCTTTTGAGGGAAATAAGGATCTTTATGGCTACCCTTTGCCTCCAATGAAGGCTAAAGGTTTGTCCGTTTTGGCCATTGTTGGGATCGGTTTAGGAAGTGGGTTTGCAAGTTTGGTGCTCAGTTTTACTGGGGTTTGCATCTGGTTGAAGGTTACTGAACAGAAGATGGCCCTTGAAGAAGGCAAGATTAGCAGCCTCATGCCTGATTATTGA
- the LOC7488852 gene encoding DUF21 domain-containing protein At2g14520 isoform X3 has translation MEALPVFLDSLVSAWGAILISVTLILFFGEIIPQAICSRYGLAIGAALAPVVQVLVMICFPIAYPISKLLDYFLGKGDMSLFRRSELETLVDFHGNEAGKGGELTRDETTIIAGALQLTGKTARDAMTPISETFSVDINAKFDRALMRLILEQGHSRVPVYNEQPRNIIGLVLVKNLLTVHPEDEVPVKNVTIRKIPRVSESMPLYDILNEFQKGHSHMAVVIREGSDAKQLAGENATHVRDVRVDIDGERHPPKICLKNKGIKKSKSSLSSEEKFEREAYKSKRWSNGVHSEVLHIDDNPLPVLTQREAVGIITLEDVIEEILQEEIFDETDYRYECHH, from the exons ATGGAG GCACTCCCTGTATTTTTGGATAGTTTGGTATCAGCTTGGGGTGCCATTCTTATCTCAGTGACCTTGATACTGTTCTTTGGTGAG ATTATACCCCAAGCTATTTGTTCTCGCTATGGTTTGGCAATCGGTGCAGCGTTGGCTCCAGTTGTCCAAGTTCTCGTCATGATTTGCTTTCCTATTGCATATCCAATAAGCAAG CTACTGGACTATTTTCTCGGGAAAGGAGACATGTCTCTTTTCCGCCGATCTGAGCTGGAGACGCTTGTTGACTTTCATGGCAATGAG GCTGGGAAAGGAGGAGAGCTAACTCGCGACGAAACAACGATCATTGCAGGGGCGCTTCAACTCACAGGGAAAACCGCAAGGGATGCAATGACTCCCATATCAGAAACCTTTTCTGTTGATATAAATGCTAAATTTGATAG GGCTCTGATGAGGTTAATTTTGGAGCAGGGGCATAGCAGAGTGCCAGTCTATAATGAGCAACCAAGAAACATTATTGGACTTGTATTG GTAAAAAACTTATTAACTGTCCATCCAGAAGATGAGGTTCCTGTGAAGAATGTCACTATTCGCAAAATCCCCAG GGTTTCAGAGTCAATGCCTCTATATGACATACTAAATGAGTTTCAGAAAGGTCATAGCCATATGGCTGTGGTCATAAGAGAGGGCAGTGACGCTAAGCAATTAGCTGGTGAAAATGCAACTCATG TGAGAGACGTGAGGGTCGACATTGATGGTGAAAGGCACCCACCGAAGATATGTTTGAAGAACAAAGGGATCAAGAAATCGAAGAGTAGTTTGTCTAGTGAAGAAAAGTTCGAGAGGGAAGCCTACAAGAGCAAGAGATGGTCAAATGGAGTCCACTCTGAAGTCCTGCACATTGATGACAACCCGCTCCCGGTGCTTACCCAAAGGGAGGCTGTTGGCATAATAACACTCGAAGATGTCATTGAAGAGATACTACAA GAGGAGATTTTTGACGAGACAGATTATCGTTACGAGTGCCATCATTGA